TTAAACGAAAAAGACCTTTGAACgaattattcattaaattttgTTACTTACCTTCTTTAACTCTTTGTTCAAAGTGGAATATTACAGCTAATACTAACTTCTTTTGAAAACAATCAGTGTTGTTTGTACTGTCCATAGCTAAGCCCTAAAAGAAAGTAACTATCAtcttttaattatgttttcccATTCTCATCATTTCTGCTTCTATTAtatcaaacaaataattttttaatttggagcttagtttaattttattgttgtttggTAATTTTGACgtgctatttttatatattaaataaaaaggtTGGACTGAATCTGTAAACAACATTTTTAAGAACATAAAAACATGCGTAAAACTCAGTTTTTGGTgagttaataattaatattttgactGAAGCTGGTGCCtatatatttggaaattttATACATCTATGCATTTTACGTATTTTGTGAAAATCTTGATGTATTTAATGTgtatctttaaaaataatttattcaaattgAAGAAAGACGTCCATACTCGTATGTTTATGTTTGAGTACATTTATCATAAGTTGAAAGAATTACCATTGTCTAGAGGAAATGAGGTTGATGAGTAAAGTAATATTATTCCTTTGtcaaaaaagtaatattattcGCAGTCTCTCTGTTATTTTAATCTTCGCCTCTATATCATTAGTTACCTTTAAGGGTTTATATATAAGACTACAAGCTCTCACTACagtcttgaaaaaaaaagaagatgcaTAATCCAAGTAGAAAAACGTCAAAACACATAAATCTCAACTTACTAGCATTGACCTTTCACCTAATCTTCTTAATACCCACCGTTCATTCACGATCCACCCAGCGTCTAGCCGAACCCAATAACATCACTGAGCTCATCGTCGCTACTTTAAACCAAACTATCTTAAACGTCAATGTCTCTTACACTACCTTCTACAACCTCCAAAAACGTCTTGGTCCAAACATAGCTCGCCGTTACCGCTGCGCATTCGAAGACTGTCTCGGTCTACTCGATGACACTATCTTCGATCTTGAAACTGCAATCTCCAAGCTCCAAACTTCTTCTCTTGGGGCCCACGATGTCAATATGTTGCTCAGCGACGCCATGACGAACCAAGACACGTGTCTCGAGGGTTTCAAGACAAGTGGAATTCATGAAAAAAATAGTGATAACACGTATAAATTGACTGATAGCTTGAAGGATAGCATCTTAAAGATCTCTAGCAACCTCAGTAACTCTCTGGGCATGCTTCAGAAGATTCCAGGACATGAACTCTCCCCGGAAGCGTATGAGGTTGACGTTGAGTTCCCGAGTTGGGTCTTAGAGAATGACAAGAGACGCCTTCACGCTCCGGTGGAAAAAACTAAGTTTAATCTCATGGTGGCTCAAGATGGTACCGGAAACTTCACTACCATCAACGATGCGGTCTCGGCCGCTCCTACCTCGAGTGTAACAAGGTACATACATCTTACCTCAACGTAGTAAAGCACCAACGTTAACATTTggaacaaaattataaaatctatattggtactattttatttattctcaAGTAATACCAGTAGTAAAATTGGTGATGTCGGAACAAAGAAAAGATATGTACATGCATGTTTTGGCTTATCAATGTtgataatatatgatttttttcttactttttttcaaatgtgatttatgaaaatttcaCGATGTCATTGTTTTTTCTTCAGCTTTATGGTTCTAATATACACCAACATTAACATTAggaacaaaagttttaaaaatgcaAATCTACAttcatacatattttatttattattctcaAGTAACACCAGTTGTAAAATTGGTGATGTTAGTACAAAGAAAAGATATGCACATGCATGTTTTCGGTTTATCAATGTtgataaatatgatttttttttctttcaaatgttATATGTGAATTGGGCCATGTCATTGTTTTCGTTTAATTTTTCTTTGAACTTTATTcctttttcattaatttattgttttagtATACACccttcaaaattttttttacaggtttatgatatatataaaacgTGGGGTATACTTTGAGAACGTTGAGATACCGAAGAATAAGACAATAATAATGTTTGTGGGAGACGGTATCGGAAGAACAGTCATAAAAGCAAACCGCAGGAAGGGTAACTTGGGAACATTTCAAACTGCTACCGTAGGTTAGCCTTTGATCAAAATACTTTGGCTTTTTTTTCAAATGCTA
The nucleotide sequence above comes from Brassica napus cultivar Da-Ae chromosome A9, Da-Ae, whole genome shotgun sequence. Encoded proteins:
- the LOC106363883 gene encoding probable pectinesterase/pectinesterase inhibitor 39 precursor (The RefSeq protein has 1 substitution, 2 frameshifts compared to this genomic sequence) → MHNPSRKTSKHINLNLLALTFHLIFLIPTVHSRSTQRLAEPNNITELIVATLNQTILNVNVSYTTFYNLQKRLGPNIARRYRCAFEDCLGLLDDTIFDLETAISKLQTSSLGAHDVNMLLSDAMTNQDTCLEGFKTSGIHEKNSDNTYKLTDSLKDSILKISSNLSNSLGMLQKIPGHELSPEAYEVDVEFPSWVLENDKRRLHAPVEKTKFNLMVAQDGTGNFTTINDAVSAAPTSSVTRFMIYIKRGVYFENVEIPKNKTIIMFMGDGIGRTVIKANRRKGNLGTFQTATVGVKGEGFIAKDISFVNFAGPSPQAVALRSGSDHSAFYRCSFEGYQDTLYVYSGKQFYRECDIYGTVDFICGNAAAVFQNCSLFARKPNPGQKIVYTAQSRTCPNQSTGISMINCRFLAAPDLIPVKGSFEAYLGRPWKNFSRTIIMKSFIDDLVVPAGWLEWNGNFALETLHYGEYMNEGPGSNITNRVKWPGYRPILNETEATQFTVGPFIDGGTWLNSTGIPFKPL